A region from the Vicia villosa cultivar HV-30 ecotype Madison, WI linkage group LG3, Vvil1.0, whole genome shotgun sequence genome encodes:
- the LOC131661344 gene encoding stearoyl-[acyl-carrier-protein] 9-desaturase 6, chloroplastic-like, which produces MCTQIRAPRTWTPSQCYLKAPSKTVSESKKTHSLSPEKKEIFKTLEGWVSESVLPLAKPVEECWQPHDLLPNSTLPSDEFIDQVKELRDRTAELPDDYLAVLVGDMVTEEALPTYQSWLNGLEGVGDDVGASNNPWTIWIRSWTAEENRHGDLLKTYLYLSGRVDMHMVEKTIQYLIGAGMDIGTGSNPYKTFVYASFQERATFLSDGSMARLAKERGDPVLAQICGTIAADEKRHEIAYERIVEKLLEVDPTETMTAISEIMSNNITMPGHLMHDGQDPHLFSHFSAVAQRIGVYTVSDYVESLEFLIGRWRLEKLEGLTSEGRRAQELVCGYAPKIRRLQERADERVRKMKPKFSWLFNKEMSL; this is translated from the exons ATGTGCACTCAAATAAGAGCACCACGTACATGGACTCCATCACAATGCTATCTAAAAGCCCCATCCAAAACAGTCTCAGAATCCAAAAAGACACACTCACTGTCTCCTGAGaagaaagaaattttcaaaacatTAGAAGGTTGGGTATCAGAAAGTGTGCTGCCACTAGCCAAACCCGTGGAGGAATGCTGGCAGCCACATGACTTGTTGCCAAACTCAACTTTACCCTCAGACGAGTTCATCGATCAAGTGAAGGAGCTAAGGGATCGAACGGCTGAGCTTCCTGACGATTATCTGGCAGTTTTGGTGGGTGACATGGTCACCGAGGAAGCATTGCCTACTTACCAGTCATGGTTAAACGGGTTGGAAGGGGTTGGAGACGACGTTGGTGCAAGCAACAATCCATGGACTATATGGATACGATCTTGGACTGCTGAGGAGAATAGACATGGAGATTTACTCAAGACCTATCTCTATTTATCGGGTCGGGTTGATATGCACATGGTTGAGAAAACTATCCAATACTTGATTGGAGCTGGCATG GATATAGGAACAGGAAGCAATCCATACAAGACCTTCGTGTACGCGTCCTTCCAAGAGCGAGCCACTTTTCTGTCAGACGGGAGTATGGCTCGGTTAGCTAAGGAGAGAGGTGATCCAGTGCTTGCGCAGATATGTGGCACAATTGCTGCGGATGAGAAGCGCCACGAGATTGCATATGAAAGGATTGTGGAGAAGCTTTTAGAAGTCGACCCCACAGAGACAATGACAGCCATATCAGAAATAATGAGTAACAATATAACAATGCCGGGGCACTTGATGCATGATGGACAGGACCCGCATCTCTTTAGTCATTTCTCCGCGGTGGCACAACGTATTGGCGTGTATACAGTTAGTGACTACGTTGAGAGTTTGGAGTTTTTGATTGGACGGTGGAGATTGGAGAAGCTAGAGGGCTTGACAAGCGAGGGAAGGCGGGCACAAGAGCTTGTGTGTGGGTACGCACCCAAGATTAGGAGGCTACAGGAGCGTGCTGACGAGCGAGTGAGAAAGATGAAGCCCAAGTTCAGTTGGCTCTTCAATAAAGAGATGTCCTTGTGA